From one Ignavibacteria bacterium genomic stretch:
- a CDS encoding S8 family serine peptidase, which yields MKFKNLLRFVFLFAFSLNVVTAWCQLPLLSVQTYDGIPMVQGYLRVQFQSPFFDSTWLPSGFTVAYRYVEPLALFSTFPDYAPTDRRQSQLQARWNLARCAVVQYTGIENPRYVAARIAKLNNVTLAEPWYPMDVNYVPNDPLFSEQEALQVINMEEAWDITKGSPDVVVAVIDNGVDQSHEDLKPALWTNSAEIPLNNIDDDNNGVVDDYQGANLTWQQDGTQPGVTANTGSGGHGTNVAGICSAKGSNDKGITGIAHSCSLFPIKVAPRGTGSILYGYDGLLYASQMGFKVANCSWGSHPGQGMAPRPYSAISNLITDYCIAHGMVITSSAGNHGNGLQGAGWKEFNYPAAFDGVIGTGELTTGDKVSPSSGLGTNADIMAPSNGALTTVHGGSYSSQGINGTSFAAPFAAGVAALIVSKYPNFTAQQVAALLQVTADPVVTLNSAYQGVLPGRINAAKALGTNPETVCGFSIEQVQITNTAGTVITRYTTGDTIDILVFLKNQLGTASQIVITPELADEADWSVSFSGNPLTVNEVTPGIRITAGPYRVVLGEIGKLPLVFELQYRNNEQFGRLNWNVFPGSKMTTIENDKLIYSIGDHGMFGYASTMTNNTIADGGGAGWKTGNQKFSWVGGLLAAEADTRAVKAYNNRDDNSDFAAEQPFAAPHPTSAVLTDSVFPNRSIGLRIREHCWFPVSSNAATVIDIEVENHTASPLTDVAAGYLFDFDIGPSGAENITRRAQSAIPDNPAINGGALLFERDGFPMVVTIAAYTSDHPGVPQAVGMPTWEIVDDSDRLTDQDVINLLNSGTPDRNNAPDDMCSVVGMRFPGVLQPGERKAFSIVIGVGKTEQEANQAVRETIQSATTVREVPHSSLSVWPQPARESIAVILPAGTTSVEVADALGRTVYSSRTFADRITIGTSQWPAGFYTILATSNRTMVRHPLVIVR from the coding sequence ATGAAATTTAAGAATCTGCTCCGGTTTGTATTTCTTTTTGCCTTTTCACTGAATGTGGTTACGGCATGGTGTCAGCTTCCCCTGTTATCAGTTCAAACCTACGACGGTATACCAATGGTGCAGGGCTACCTGCGTGTGCAGTTTCAAAGCCCCTTTTTCGACAGTACGTGGCTACCCTCAGGATTTACTGTTGCATACCGCTACGTTGAACCTCTGGCCTTGTTCAGCACCTTTCCCGATTATGCGCCAACAGATAGAAGGCAGAGCCAGCTACAGGCGCGATGGAACCTGGCACGGTGCGCAGTTGTGCAATATACAGGAATCGAAAACCCGCGCTATGTGGCTGCACGGATAGCAAAACTCAACAACGTCACCCTTGCTGAGCCTTGGTATCCGATGGACGTTAACTACGTGCCCAATGACCCTTTGTTTAGCGAGCAGGAGGCTCTTCAGGTTATCAATATGGAAGAGGCCTGGGATATTACCAAGGGAAGTCCGGATGTTGTTGTTGCAGTTATCGATAACGGTGTAGATCAGTCGCACGAAGATCTGAAACCGGCGCTGTGGACCAATTCCGCCGAAATACCACTTAACAATATTGATGATGACAATAACGGAGTGGTAGATGATTATCAGGGGGCTAATCTAACCTGGCAGCAGGACGGAACCCAGCCGGGTGTTACAGCCAACACGGGATCGGGCGGCCATGGTACTAACGTTGCCGGAATCTGCAGTGCAAAAGGGAGTAACGATAAAGGGATTACAGGAATTGCGCACTCATGCTCGTTGTTTCCGATTAAAGTAGCCCCCCGCGGAACCGGATCGATTCTGTATGGTTACGATGGGTTACTGTACGCTTCGCAGATGGGTTTCAAGGTGGCCAATTGCTCGTGGGGCTCGCATCCCGGACAGGGTATGGCACCACGTCCGTACAGCGCCATCTCAAACCTGATCACCGACTACTGCATCGCACATGGTATGGTAATTACCTCCAGTGCCGGTAACCATGGTAATGGATTGCAGGGTGCCGGCTGGAAAGAATTTAACTACCCCGCAGCCTTCGATGGTGTTATCGGAACAGGTGAACTAACAACCGGTGATAAGGTCTCACCGTCTTCCGGACTTGGTACCAACGCCGATATCATGGCACCAAGCAATGGTGCACTTACTACTGTGCATGGTGGCAGCTACAGCTCGCAAGGTATAAATGGGACATCGTTTGCAGCTCCGTTTGCGGCCGGGGTTGCAGCCCTTATTGTTTCTAAGTATCCCAACTTCACGGCACAGCAGGTTGCGGCATTGTTGCAGGTTACTGCCGACCCCGTTGTTACCCTGAATTCAGCCTATCAGGGTGTTTTGCCGGGGCGCATTAATGCGGCAAAAGCCCTTGGTACTAATCCGGAAACTGTATGTGGCTTTAGTATTGAACAGGTTCAGATTACAAATACGGCCGGTACCGTGATAACCAGATACACTACCGGTGATACCATTGACATTCTGGTATTTCTGAAAAATCAGCTTGGTACGGCATCACAGATAGTTATTACTCCGGAGCTTGCCGACGAAGCAGACTGGTCCGTTAGCTTTTCAGGCAACCCCCTTACCGTAAACGAAGTAACACCGGGAATACGGATAACCGCCGGACCATATCGCGTAGTTCTTGGTGAAATAGGTAAGCTGCCGCTTGTTTTTGAACTGCAGTACCGCAACAATGAACAGTTCGGCAGGCTAAACTGGAATGTATTCCCGGGATCAAAGATGACGACCATTGAAAACGATAAACTAATTTATAGTATCGGTGATCACGGAATGTTTGGATATGCATCAACAATGACGAACAATACCATTGCTGATGGCGGGGGTGCGGGCTGGAAAACAGGGAATCAAAAGTTCAGCTGGGTTGGTGGTTTACTGGCTGCCGAAGCAGACACTCGGGCAGTGAAGGCGTACAATAACCGTGATGACAACTCAGATTTTGCGGCTGAGCAGCCCTTTGCGGCACCTCATCCAACATCGGCAGTGCTCACAGACTCCGTGTTTCCAAACCGTAGTATAGGCCTGCGGATACGCGAGCACTGCTGGTTTCCCGTGAGCAGTAACGCCGCTACTGTCATTGATATCGAAGTTGAGAATCATACTGCCAGCCCCCTCACAGATGTTGCAGCCGGTTACCTTTTCGACTTTGATATTGGTCCGTCCGGTGCCGAGAACATTACTCGTCGTGCGCAAAGTGCAATCCCCGACAATCCGGCGATAAACGGTGGCGCCCTGTTGTTTGAGCGCGACGGGTTCCCAATGGTAGTCACGATTGCAGCGTACACAAGTGACCATCCGGGTGTGCCGCAGGCAGTTGGCATGCCCACATGGGAGATCGTTGATGACAGTGACAGGTTAACCGATCAGGATGTCATTAACCTGCTTAATTCGGGTACGCCTGACAGGAATAATGCTCCCGACGATATGTGCAGTGTAGTGGGCATGAGATTCCCGGGTGTTCTACAGCCAGGTGAGCGCAAGGCCTTCAGTATTGTAATTGGCGTAGGTAAAACAGAACAGGAAGCAAATCAGGCAGTGCGGGAGACAATCCAGTCAGCAACAACTGTTCGTGAGGTTCCGCACAGCTCACTGAGCGTATGGCCTCAGCCTGCACGAGAGAGTATAGCAGTAATCCTACCGGCGGGAACCACGAGTGTGGAGGTTGCTGACGCTTTGGGCAGAACTGTGTATAGCTCTCGAACGTTTGCAGACCGGATTACAATTGGAACATCGCAGTGGCCCGCAGGGTTTTACACGATACTGGCAACAAGTAACCGTACCATGGTCAGGCATCCGCTTGTGATTGTCCGCTGA
- the dnaX gene encoding DNA polymerase III subunit gamma/tau yields MSDTKQYIVTARKWRPNRFADVVGQEHITTTLVNAIKSGRIHHAYLFTGPRGVGKTTCARILARALNCISPVNYEPCNTCSSCTEILENKSIDVTEIDGASNNSVDDVRKLRDNVKYAPVSGKYKMYIIDEVHMLSTAAFNALLKTLEEPPSHLIFVFATTEIHKVPATIVSRCQRFDFRRMEVSAIVQHLTTIAAAENITIDEQSLVAIAKKADGSMRDSQSIFDQIVSFCGSDIRMTDVATALHLIDSDFFFEISIAARLHDTAKIFTLAADVVERGYDMQECLVGLLEHYRNLLAVLATKTANLIDASESVRAQYLAEAEQYSHADLVRLMSVVAQGEQQLRQNPPQPRLRFEFTLIKIASLDSSVDLGELLSRLRATPQSAVGGIPVALRVGPQARPPAATAPAPIPKGTGPGEILKPLSPFAARIRELGTPANSLTRHQIAGKWESAMAGLPENLIFLHQVVQQGLIKVEITDVGIAFTPSADILAHRLQDKLADFKAYLAKVYGTAIGVQILAARPNNDDATTATDEIGSDADTDAPLPIEEVICTLFNARRV; encoded by the coding sequence ATGTCTGACACAAAACAATATATTGTAACGGCGCGCAAATGGCGTCCAAACCGGTTTGCCGACGTTGTTGGACAGGAACATATCACCACAACGCTCGTGAACGCCATTAAGAGCGGCCGCATACACCATGCCTACCTGTTCACCGGACCTCGCGGAGTTGGCAAAACCACGTGTGCTCGAATCCTGGCCCGTGCCCTGAACTGTATCAGCCCGGTAAATTATGAACCGTGCAATACCTGCTCATCGTGTACTGAGATTTTGGAAAACAAGAGTATCGACGTTACTGAGATTGACGGAGCGTCGAACAACAGTGTTGACGATGTGCGAAAACTCCGTGATAATGTCAAGTATGCACCGGTAAGCGGCAAGTACAAAATGTACATTATCGACGAAGTGCACATGCTCTCTACAGCAGCGTTTAACGCCTTGCTGAAAACACTGGAAGAGCCCCCTTCACATTTGATTTTTGTTTTTGCCACAACCGAAATCCACAAGGTACCGGCAACCATTGTAAGCCGGTGTCAGCGTTTTGACTTCAGGCGCATGGAGGTTTCGGCAATCGTGCAGCATCTTACGACGATCGCAGCAGCAGAGAATATCACAATCGACGAACAGTCGCTGGTTGCAATAGCAAAGAAAGCTGACGGGAGCATGCGTGACTCGCAAAGCATCTTCGATCAGATTGTGTCGTTCTGTGGTTCTGATATCCGAATGACCGATGTAGCCACTGCGCTGCATTTAATTGACTCGGATTTCTTTTTTGAGATCAGCATTGCAGCCCGCCTTCACGATACCGCAAAGATTTTTACATTGGCGGCCGACGTTGTTGAACGCGGTTATGATATGCAGGAGTGCCTGGTTGGATTGCTGGAGCACTATCGTAACCTTCTTGCTGTTCTCGCCACAAAAACCGCCAACCTTATTGATGCTTCGGAATCTGTCAGGGCGCAATACCTTGCCGAAGCAGAGCAATACAGTCATGCCGACCTGGTTCGCCTGATGTCGGTCGTTGCCCAGGGCGAACAGCAACTGCGTCAGAACCCGCCCCAGCCACGGCTGCGCTTTGAGTTTACACTAATCAAGATTGCCTCGTTGGACTCGAGTGTTGACCTTGGCGAACTCCTGTCGCGCCTGCGTGCTACACCGCAGTCGGCCGTTGGAGGCATCCCCGTTGCATTGCGTGTTGGCCCTCAGGCCAGGCCCCCGGCAGCCACAGCCCCGGCACCCATACCTAAGGGTACCGGTCCGGGCGAGATTCTCAAGCCCCTTTCACCATTTGCAGCACGGATCCGTGAACTTGGAACACCCGCCAATTCATTAACCCGACATCAGATAGCAGGAAAATGGGAAAGCGCAATGGCCGGGCTGCCTGAGAATCTCATCTTTTTACACCAGGTTGTACAACAGGGTTTAATAAAGGTTGAGATTACCGATGTTGGCATTGCGTTTACACCCTCTGCCGATATCCTTGCACACCGGCTACAGGATAAACTCGCCGATTTCAAAGCATATCTTGCAAAGGTGTACGGCACTGCTATCGGCGTACAAATCCTGGCTGCCCGGCCGAACAACGATGATGCCACTACAGCTACCGATGAGATCGGTAGTGATGCTGATACTGACGCGCCATTGCCCATCGAAGAAGTGATTTGTACACTTTTCAACGCACGCAGAGTTTAA
- the bcp gene encoding thioredoxin-dependent thiol peroxidase, whose amino-acid sequence MEPAVGAKAPSFTLTADTGEEFSLKTLLGSWVVLYFYPADMTPTCTNQACSFRDNMELLARENVTVVGISPDDVDSHLKFRSKNNLNFILLADPEKKVLEKYNTWKLKKMYGREYMGVVRTTFLIDPKGIIRKVWNKVKVATQIDDITTTLLQMKQ is encoded by the coding sequence ATGGAACCGGCTGTAGGTGCAAAAGCACCATCATTTACACTTACTGCAGATACCGGCGAGGAATTTTCGCTGAAAACTCTTCTCGGCTCCTGGGTGGTGCTCTATTTCTATCCTGCGGATATGACGCCAACGTGCACCAACCAGGCATGTTCCTTTCGGGATAATATGGAGCTTCTTGCCCGTGAGAACGTCACGGTTGTTGGTATCAGCCCCGATGATGTTGATTCACACCTGAAATTCAGGTCGAAAAACAACCTGAACTTCATCCTGCTGGCTGATCCCGAAAAAAAAGTTCTTGAGAAGTACAACACCTGGAAACTTAAAAAAATGTACGGTCGCGAATACATGGGCGTCGTACGGACTACCTTCCTTATCGATCCCAAAGGCATAATTCGAAAAGTGTGGAATAAGGTTAAGGTGGCAACCCAAATCGATGACATTACCACCACTCTTTTGCAAATGAAGCAGTGA
- a CDS encoding TatD family hydrolase, translating into MIDSHAHIDTTPFAADRAEVLQRAWDAGITSIIIPDIQPEHRDNLISITSSDPRLYRGIGVHPHHVANLPEQELNEIDKGALADRVVAIGEIGLDYHYDFAPAETQKEWFRAQLQLAKKHHLPAIIHNREADNDILDILHDEQDGTLQGVLHCFSSDTEVLRKALDLGMLVSFTGNITFKRSTLANVVRYVPTDRFMIETDAPYITPEPYRGKRNEPAYVARVAGKIAEIKGLSMDQIIDFSTTTAKKFFALCALIVVCTITAVAQPTPPRDEDYPFDRDWEIALDNYYADSVAWEKWIKPRRLGVGLSIGTLTVVELQQFLQRYNYRSTSVPTDPSRWTYYQRGEGPERSFSFESLSAIGGTVTYGLSTNVVLEASGFYSQNTKPAKDFGLDPITTIMAEFTALYSLNPYSKINFLPQAGLCYASIDDGTLTRTKFGVNTGLGIGINIPTKIGLFYPVFNIRFNFLLGTDENRVVTRYIDPIVGGIYQNSTNPNIKSEDLADVNSIYSLPRLTILYYLPF; encoded by the coding sequence GTGATCGATTCACATGCACATATCGATACCACACCATTCGCTGCTGACCGTGCCGAAGTTCTTCAACGCGCCTGGGATGCCGGCATAACGTCAATCATTATCCCTGACATTCAACCTGAACATCGCGATAATCTGATAAGCATTACCAGTAGCGATCCCCGGTTATACAGAGGTATTGGCGTTCATCCTCATCACGTTGCCAATCTGCCGGAACAAGAACTTAACGAAATTGATAAAGGGGCTTTGGCAGACCGCGTTGTTGCAATTGGTGAAATTGGCCTGGATTATCATTACGACTTTGCCCCTGCCGAGACCCAGAAAGAATGGTTCCGGGCACAACTGCAACTCGCAAAAAAACATCATCTCCCCGCCATCATTCATAACCGTGAAGCTGATAACGACATTCTGGATATCCTGCATGACGAACAGGACGGTACGTTACAAGGCGTACTGCACTGCTTTAGCAGCGATACAGAAGTACTTAGGAAGGCGCTCGACCTTGGAATGCTTGTGTCGTTCACAGGCAATATCACCTTTAAGCGTTCGACTTTAGCCAACGTGGTGCGCTACGTACCAACCGACAGATTTATGATTGAAACCGATGCACCGTACATAACTCCTGAACCCTATCGCGGAAAGCGAAACGAACCGGCATATGTTGCACGTGTTGCCGGCAAGATTGCCGAAATTAAAGGACTCTCCATGGACCAGATTATCGACTTTTCTACTACAACTGCTAAGAAATTCTTTGCCCTGTGCGCACTGATTGTAGTTTGTACGATTACGGCAGTAGCACAGCCTACACCACCACGCGATGAAGATTATCCGTTTGACAGAGACTGGGAAATTGCTCTTGACAATTACTACGCTGACAGTGTAGCATGGGAAAAATGGATTAAACCACGGCGCCTTGGTGTTGGACTGAGCATTGGCACCTTAACCGTGGTGGAACTTCAGCAGTTCCTTCAACGATACAACTACCGCAGTACCAGCGTACCTACTGACCCGTCAAGATGGACGTATTATCAGCGCGGTGAAGGACCGGAGCGATCGTTTTCATTTGAAAGCTTGTCAGCCATAGGCGGTACTGTCACCTACGGATTGTCAACAAACGTAGTTCTGGAAGCCTCGGGTTTTTATTCCCAGAACACTAAACCGGCCAAGGACTTCGGGCTTGATCCCATTACCACGATAATGGCCGAGTTTACTGCCCTTTACTCACTGAACCCCTACAGCAAAATCAACTTTCTGCCTCAGGCCGGACTTTGCTATGCAAGTATTGACGATGGCACCCTTACCCGCACAAAGTTTGGCGTTAACACAGGTCTGGGTATTGGCATCAACATCCCCACCAAGATCGGTCTGTTTTATCCGGTGTTCAATATCCGCTTTAACTTCTTACTGGGTACCGATGAGAACCGTGTAGTAACTCGTTATATCGACCCGATTGTGGGCGGGATTTACCAGAACAGCACAAATCCGAATATTAAATCAGAAGATCTTGCCGATGTGAATTCGATTTACTCGTTGCCACGGCTGACCATTTTATACTACCTTCCATTCTGA
- the upp gene encoding uracil phosphoribosyltransferase, whose protein sequence is MVTELGGTGIQHELSIIRSVDTDIPRFRSAIHRIGLHLAVAVSARLSSDPCTVTTPLATIESQRIHGNIILVPVLRAGLGLLQAFLDIFPDARVGFHGLRRNEQTLQPAEYYSRFPATTLQTTMIVLDPMLATAGSMRATIQHLQRLPHHKMMAACIIGAPEGKALMEQEHPAVDVVVAALDSHLNPHGFIVPGLGDAGDRLFGAD, encoded by the coding sequence ATGGTTACCGAACTCGGCGGAACTGGCATCCAGCATGAACTGTCAATCATCAGGTCAGTAGATACCGATATCCCCCGATTTCGGTCAGCAATTCACAGAATAGGACTCCATCTGGCAGTAGCGGTGAGCGCGCGTTTAAGCAGCGACCCCTGCACCGTAACCACGCCACTGGCCACAATTGAATCCCAGCGTATCCACGGCAACATTATCCTGGTCCCGGTGCTCCGTGCTGGACTGGGTTTGCTTCAGGCATTCCTTGACATTTTCCCCGATGCGCGGGTAGGCTTCCACGGATTACGTCGTAACGAGCAAACACTGCAACCAGCCGAGTATTATTCACGGTTCCCCGCTACTACACTGCAAACAACCATGATCGTGCTTGACCCCATGCTTGCCACTGCAGGCAGTATGCGTGCCACCATCCAACACCTGCAACGGCTGCCACATCATAAGATGATGGCAGCATGTATCATTGGAGCTCCGGAAGGTAAGGCCCTTATGGAACAAGAACATCCTGCGGTGGACGTAGTTGTAGCAGCTCTGGATTCGCATCTAAATCCTCATGGTTTTATCGTACCCGGATTAGGTGATGCCGGAGACCGTTTATTTGGCGCTGACTAA